The following are encoded together in the Panicum virgatum strain AP13 chromosome 6K, P.virgatum_v5, whole genome shotgun sequence genome:
- the LOC120711925 gene encoding aspartyl protease family protein At5g10770-like has product MATVSKLLLLLLCSYYSLIVAHAGEHSSYITGSVKTEAVCSEPKASPSSSGGGTVALHHRHGPCSLAPTKATPTFEEILLSDQLRASNIQRKLSPATNSTGGAEKLEATLPTTLGTALDTLQYVINVSLGTPAVSQTVMIDTGSDVSWVHCQPCSPCHSQADAIFDPSTSSTYSALSCSSTACAQLGADGSGGCSSSQCQYIVRYLDGSNTTGTYGADTLTLGPNVITGFQFGCSSAGTGFEDEKTAGLMGLGGDVQSLVSQTAGTFGRAFSYCLPRPRSPAGFLTLGAEGGGGGNFTTTQLFRSSRVPTFYLVLLQGIRVGGRDINVEPSVFAAGSVMDSGTIITRLPPRAYAALSSAFRAGMTQYTRARPVGILDTCYDFGSLTTVSVPAVELVFDGGAVVDLDFDGIMVLDSCLAFAPNDGASSVGIIGNVQQRTFEVLYDVSRGTMGFRAGAC; this is encoded by the exons ATGGCCACCGTTTCGAAGCTTCTGCTTCTCCTATTGTGCAGCTACTATTCTCTCATTGTTGCTCATGCAGGAGAACATTCCAGCTACATCACCGGCTCAGTCAAGACCGAAGCTGTCTGTTCCGAGCCGAAAG CAAGTCCGTCAAGCTCCGGTGGCGGCACGGTGGCGCTGCACCATCGGCATGGCCCATGCTCGCTGGCACCCACCAAGGCGACGCCAACCTTTGAGGAGATCCTGCTCAGTGACCAGCTCCGGGCTAGCAACATCCAGCGGAAGCTGTCCCCCGCCACGAACAGCACCGGCGGCGCCGAGAAACTGGAGGCCACCCTGCCGACGACCCTGGGCACCGCCCTGGATACGTTGCAGTACGTGATCAACGTCAGCCTCGGCACGCCGGCCGTGTCGCAGACCGTTATGATCGACACGGGCAGCGACGTCTCGTGGGTGCACTGCCAGCCGTGCTCGCCGTGCCACTCCCAGGCGGACGCGATCTTCGACCCCAGCACGTCGAGCACGTACTCGGCCTTGTCCTGCAGCTCCACGGCCTGCGCGCAGCTCGGCgccgacggcagcggcggctgctCGAGCTCCCAGTGCCAGTACATCGTCAGGTACCTCGACGGCTCGAACACGACCGGCACCTACGGCGCCGACACGCTCACACTGGGACCCAACGTCATCACGGGGTTCCAGTTCGGCTGCAGCAGCGCCGGGACGGGCTTCGAAGACGAGAAAACCGCCGGGCTCAtgggcctcggcggcgacgtGCAGTCACTGGTGTCGCAGACGGCGGGGACCTTCGGCCGGGCCTTCTCGTACTGCCTCCCACGGCCTCGGTCCCCCGCCGGCTTCCTCACGCTcggcgcggagggcggcggcggcggcaacttcACGACGACGCAGCTGTTCAGGAGCAGCCGGGTCCCCACGTTCTACCTGGTGCTCCTGCAGGGAATCAGGGTCGGAGGGAGGGACATCAACGTGGAGCCCTCGGTCTTCGCCGCCGGGTCGGTGATGGACTCCGGCACGATCATCACCAGGCTGCCGCCGAGGGCGTACGCGGCGCTGTCGTCGGCGTTCCGGGCCGGGATGACGCAGTACACGCGGGCGCGGCCGGTGGGTATCCTCGACACGTGCTACGACTTCGGCAGCCTGACCACCGTGAGCGTGCCGGCCGTCGAGCTGGTGTTCGACGGGGGCGCGGTGGTCGACCTCGACTTCGACGGGATCATGGTCTTGGACAGCTGCCTCGCGTTCGCTCCCAACGACGGAGCGAGCTCCGTCGGCATCATCGGCAACGTGCAGCAGCGGACGTTCGAGGTGCTGTACGATGTCAGCCGTGGCACCATGGGGTTCCGGGCTGGTGCCTGCTGA